From the Pongo pygmaeus isolate AG05252 chromosome X, NHGRI_mPonPyg2-v2.0_pri, whole genome shotgun sequence genome, one window contains:
- the TGIF2LX gene encoding homeobox protein TGIF2LX has translation MEATADGPAETQSPVEIDSPVKTQSPAQDTSITSRNNADRGRVLALPEHKKKRHGNLPAKSVKILRDWMYKHRFRAYPSEEEKQMLSEKTNLSLLQVSNWFINARRRILPDMLQQCGNDPVIGHKMGKNAHATHLQSTDASVPASSGPSGPDNVQSLPLWPLPKGQMSGEKLPDPESAPSQKLTGKAQPEKKVKFSITSPFSPEPVSPEEYADFSSFQLLVDAAVQRAAELELEKKQDPNP, from the coding sequence ATGGAGGCCACTGCGGACGGCCCGGCTGAGACCCAAAGCCCGGTGGAAATAGACAGCCCGGTGAAGACCCAAAGCCCAGCCCAAGACACCTCAATCACGTCGAGAAATAACGCAGATAGAGGCAGAGTTCTTGCCTTACCAGAGCACAAGAAGAAGCGCCATGGAAACTTGCCAGCCAAGTCCGTTAAGATCCTCCGCGACTGGATGTATAAGCATCGGTTTAGGGCCTACCCTTCAGAagaagagaagcaaatgctgtCAGAGAAGACCAATTTGTCTTTGTTGCAGGTTTCTAACTGGTTTATCAATGCTCGCAGACGCATTCTCCCGGATATGCTTCAACAGTGTGGAAACGACCCCGTCATTGGCCACAAAATGGGCAAAAATGCCCATGCCACCCACCTGCAGAGCACCGATGCATCTGTGCCGGCCAGTTCAGGGCCCAGTGGTCCAGACAATGTCCAAAGCCTGCCCCTGTGGCCCTTGCCAAAGGGCCAGATGTCAGGAGAGAAGCTACCAGATCCGGAGTCGGCCCCTAGCCAGAAGCTCACCGGGAAAGcccagccagagaaaaaggtcaaGTTTTCTATCACATCCCCGTTTTCTCCAGAACCTGTGTCTCCAGAGGAGTACGCCGACTTCAGCAGCTTCCAGCTGCTAGTAGATGCAGCAGTACAAAGGGCTGCCGAGCTGGAGCTAGAGAAGAAGCAAGATCCTAATCCATGA